The following DNA comes from Candidatus Methylomirabilota bacterium.
GCAAGCCGCTGGGCGCGATCGGCGGCGTAATCGTCCTGGCGCTGCTGGTCATGGCGGTCTTCGCGGGCCAGATCGCGCCCTATTCGTACGACCAGTCGATCCGCGGCTTTCGGATGAAGCCTCCGAGCGGCCAGTTCTGGATGGGCACCGACAACCTCGCGCGCGACGTCTGGAGCCGGGTCGTCTACGGCGCGCGGATCTCCGTCACCGTCGGGTTCGCGACGGTCGCCCTCGCCACGCTGATGGCCACCGCCATCGGCATCTCCAGCGCGTATCTCGGCGGCGCGTACGACATCGTGCTCCAGCGCGTCGTCGACGCGTGGATGTCGTTCCCGGCGCTCGTCGTCGTCCTGTCCCTGATGGCAGCGCTGGGACCCGGGCTGCCCAATCTGATCCTGGCCCTCTCCGTCCTCGGCGCCGCCAGCGCGTCCCGCGTGATCCGGGGCGCGACGCTGTCCGTGATGCAGAACTCCTACGTCGAGGCGGCCCGCGCGCTCGGCGCCAGCCATCTCCGCATCGTGATGCTCTACGTGCTGCCCAACGTGATGGCCACCATCCTCATCCTCGCGACCATCGGGCTCGGCGCGGTGATCCTGGCCGAGTCGGCGCTCTCGTTCCTCGGCTTCGGGATCCCGCCGCCGTACCCGTCCTGGGGCGGCATGCTGTCGGGATCGGGCCGCTCGTTCATGTACCACGCGCCCTGGATGGCTGTATTCCCGGGCGCCGCCATCTCGCTCGCCGTCTTCGGGTTCAACATGTTCGGCGACGCGCTCCGCGACGTCCTCGACCCGCGCCTGCGCGGCGCCGGCGGTCTCCGCGGCTAGGGCGTGGCGCCCGGGTTCGGATCTCCGCGTCAGGCGCGGGCCGGGGCGTCGGCGCCAGGCGCCGTCCGCTCGACGAGCCGGAAAAGCGCCAGGCCCAGGACCGTCGCCACCATCACGAGCGCGGCGAAGAGAATGGGCGCCGCGGGGCTGCCGGAGAGGTCGCGGACCGCGCCGGCGGCGGGCTGCGTGACCGTTATCGCCACGTAGAACACCGTGTAATAGACCCCGAGCGCGGTGCCCAGGCGCTCGGGCGCCACCGCCTTGGGCAGCAGCGCCATCACGGCGCCTGGCGGCGCGCCGATCACGAGGCCCACCAGGCAGAACGCCAGCAGCGGGTGCGGGAGCACAGGGAGCAGCATCGTGACCAGCCCGGCGATGACGCTGCCAGCGACGATGACCAGGTTTGGCCGGCCGAGACGGTCGGTCAGCAGCCCGCCGACGGGCACCGAGAGGATCGTCACCCAGATGGCGAGGCTCACGGTGAAGCCGGCGTCACCGAGCGACGCGCCGCGGGCCATGAGCATCCCTGGGCCGAAGGCGATCACGGCGACCAGGCTCGCGTTGAAACAGCCCCAGGCGACGCCGGCGCTCGCCGCGAGTCGGACCTCCCGCGACGAGAGCCGCGCGGCGCGTGCCGCCGGAGCGGACTCGCCGCGCGGTGCGCGGGGCGGATCGCGGTAGGCAAAGGCGATCAGCACGAGCCCGAGCGCGGCGGCGAGCGCCGTGGCCACGATCGCCATCCGCCACGACGAGTGGGTGGCGACGGCGCCCAGCGTGGCGGCGGCCAAGCCGAGGCCGACCGGCCAGCTCGTGAGCATCACCGCCATCGCTGTCGACATCTCCCGCTCGGCGAACCAGTCCGCGACCATCTTGGCGAGCCCGATGTTCATCAGCACGGCGCCGCCGCCGCTCAGCAACCGCCCGGCGGCGGCGACCGCGAAGCCCTGGCCGGCGGCGGTGACGAGGCTGCCGACGACCATGAGGGCGAGGCTGCCCG
Coding sequences within:
- a CDS encoding ABC transporter permease; this encodes KPLGAIGGVIVLALLVMAVFAGQIAPYSYDQSIRGFRMKPPSGQFWMGTDNLARDVWSRVVYGARISVTVGFATVALATLMATAIGISSAYLGGAYDIVLQRVVDAWMSFPALVVVLSLMAALGPGLPNLILALSVLGAASASRVIRGATLSVMQNSYVEAARALGASHLRIVMLYVLPNVMATILILATIGLGAVILAESALSFLGFGIPPPYPSWGGMLSGSGRSFMYHAPWMAVFPGAAISLAVFGFNMFGDALRDVLDPRLRGAGGLRG
- a CDS encoding MFS transporter, whose translation is MAEDTPVRYHLRQMANRWVALSIVFLTRTSMGYQFQSIASVGPLLIPELGLSWAQLGSLIGLYMLPGVFFALPGGVIGQRFGERRVVAGSLALMVVGSLVTAAGQGFAVAAAGRLLSGGGAVLMNIGLAKMVADWFAEREMSTAMAVMLTSWPVGLGLAAATLGAVATHSSWRMAIVATALAAALGLVLIAFAYRDPPRAPRGESAPAARAARLSSREVRLAASAGVAWGCFNASLVAVIAFGPGMLMARGASLGDAGFTVSLAIWVTILSVPVGGLLTDRLGRPNLVIVAGSVIAGLVTMLLPVLPHPLLAFCLVGLVIGAPPGAVMALLPKAVAPERLGTALGVYYTVFYVAITVTQPAAGAVRDLSGSPAAPILFAALVMVATVLGLALFRLVERTAPGADAPARA